The Kineococcus rhizosphaerae region CGGGTCCTCGTGGTCGACGACGAAGCGCTCGTGCGGTCGGGGCTGACCGCCATCCTGGAGTCCGCCCCCGACGTCACCGTGGTCGCCGCCGTCGACGGCCCCGCCGCCCTGGAGACCCTCGCCGGGTTCCGCGTCGACGTCGTCCTGCTCGACGTCCGGATGCCCCGGGTGGACGGCATGGCGGTCCTGGCCGGCCTGGACCGGCTGCCCCGCCGTCCCGCGGTGGCGATGCTCACGACGTTCCACGCCGACGAGCAGGTCGCCGCCGCCCTGGCCGCCGGCGCCGACGGGTACCTGCTGAAGGACACCGACCCCGACCAGCTGATCACCCACGTGCGGGCCCTGGCGCGCGGGGCGTCCGTCCTGTCCTCGGGGGTCACCGCCGCCGTCGTGGAGGGTTTCCTGCGCTCGCGCAGCTCCGCGTCGGCGCGCGGGGCCCTCGCCCGGTTGACGCCCCGGGAGCGCGACGTCCTGGTGCTGGTGGCGCGCGGCGCCCAGAACGCCGAGATCGCGCAGGCGCTGTTCGTCTCGCTGCCCACCGTCAAGGAGCACGTCGGGGCGATCCTCGCGAAGCTGCGGGTGACCAACCGGGTGCAGGCCGCGGTCCTCGCGGTCCGCGCCGGCCTGGTCGACGAGGGCATCGACGACGAGATCCACGAGGGCGTCCACGACGGCATCGACGACGGCGCGGGTGAGGGGTGAGCCGGCTCCGCGGCACCGGGGTGCGCCTGGCGGTGGAGGCGGTGCTCGTCCTGGCCTGCTACCTGGAGGGTTTCCCCAACCAGACGCCGGGGTGGAACCGGCCGTTCGTGCTCTCGGTGCTGGCCCTGGTCGCCGTCGTCGGCCGCCGGGGGTCCCCGCTGGTCGCGTTCCTCCTCGGCGCCCCCGCGCTGGGCTGGGCGCAGAGCTCCCTGGCCCCGGCCGTCCTCGCGTACACCCTCGCCAGCCGGGAACGGCGCGGGCGCGTCGTCTTGGCGGCGCTGACGGTCGCGCTCGCGGTGGACTCCTACCCCCTGCTCGACCTGCGACCCGGCATGTGGCGGGCCGACGTCTCGACGCTGCTCGAACTGGCGGCGCTGCTCGGCGGGGCCGCGGCCCTGGGCGCGTTCCGGGCCGCCCGGGCCGAGGTCGGCCGCCGCCTGGACGAACTGCTGCAGGCCCGCGAGCGCGAGACGCGGCTCGTCGACGCGGTCGCCCGCACCGAGGAACGCACGCGCCTGGCCCGGGAGATGCACGACGCGGTCTCCCACCACGTGTCCCTCATCGCCCTGCAGGCCGGCGCCCTGCGGGTCGGCGCCCCCTCCCCGCAGGTCCGGTCGGCGGCCGAGCAGATCAGGGTCCTGGCCGTGCGGACCACCGACGAGCTGCGGCAGATGCTCGCGGCCCTGCGGGCCCCCGGCGGTCAGCCGCTGCAGGCCCCCGGGCGGCTCGTGGACCTGCCGGGGCTGTGGGCCGGCAGCGGTCTGCACGGCAGTCTGGAGTTCGCCCCGGAGCTGGCCGACGACCTGCCCGACCCGTTGCAGCGCACGTTGTTCAGCATCGCGCAGGAAGGTCTGGCCAACGCCGCCCGGCACGCGCCGGGAGCCCGGGTCCACCTCCGTCTCGAACGACGCCGGCGGCGGGTCTCGATCCGCGTCGAGAACAGCGCCCCCACCGGAGCGGTCACCCACGGCGGCGGGACGGGGCACGGGCTGCTCGGGGTCCGGGAACGGGTGGCCGCCGCCCGCGGCACGGTGCGCTTCGGCCCGACCCCCGACGGCGGGTTCTACCTCGTGGCCGACCTGCCGGCCCCCGTCCCGGCGGACCTCACCTCGGACGAGACCCCGCGCTGAGCCCCCGGTCTCCACCCTGGGACGGAGGCACCCGGTCCCGCCGGTGGAGGCCCCGGCGCGCCCGGGACGGCGACGATGACGGGGTGACCCCCGCCACCCTCAGCCGCCCCCGCTCCACCGCCGCCCGCGCGACCGCCTCCGTCGGGGTCTGCACGGCCGGTTTCGTCCTCGGTGGCGCGACGTCGTTCGCACAGGGGTTCCTCCCGTCCGCGGTCGCCTCGTTCGCGAACTCCTCCAGCGGGTGGACCCTGGTGACGGTGCTGCTCGTCGCGGCCGCCCGCGTCGGGCCCGCCCTGTCCGCCGTCCTGGGGGCGGCGAGCTTCGTGCTGCTGACCGTCGGGTACAGCGCCGCCTCGGCCCTGCGCGGCCTGACGTACGACCCGACGCTGTTCGCCGTCGTCGGCCTCGTCGTCGGTCCCGTCGTGGGGCTCGCGACGGCCTGGCTGCGCACCCGCGACGTGCGGGCCGCGCTGGGGACGGCCGCGCTGGCGGGCATCGGGCTCGGCGAGGCCGCGTACGGGCTGACCGCCGTCGCCGCCAGCACGAGTCCCGTCTACTGGGTGCTGATGGGCTGCGCCGCAGTCACTCTGCTGGTCTCCACGGCCCGCCGGGTCCGCAGCCGGCGCGACGCCGTCCTCGCGGTCGTGCTGACGGTGGTCGTGGCCGGCGCCTTCCTCCTCGCCTACCAGGGCCTGCTGAACTGACGACCGACCGGCGGTGGGCCCCTCACACGGCCGGGAACCACTCCGTCGGTTCCGGCCCGTCGCTGCCGGCCGCGTACGTCTCCAGGGGGACCTCGTCGGCCTTCCACGCCGCGATCACCGGCGCCAGGATCCGCCAGCAGTCCTCGGCGGTGTCCCCGCGCACCGACAGCAGCGGGTCCCCGTCCAGCACCCCGGCCAGCACCTCGCCGTAGGCGGGCAGCCGGGAGTCGGCCAGCTGCGCCGTCAGCGTCGCCTCCTCGAGGTCGAACGGGTCCCCCTCGGCGTTGACCGTGAGGTCCAGGTTCACCGTGTCGGGTTTGAACCCCAGCCGCAGCCGCGTCGGGGCCGGGTTCCCCTTCAGGCCCGTCATGAGGTGCGGGACGGGTTTGTACGTGATGACGGCCTCCTTGCGGGCCCGCCCCAGCGCCTTGCCCGAGCGCAACCGGAACGGCACGCCCGCCCACCGCCACGTGTCGACGTGCAGCACCACCTCGGCGAGGGTCTCCGTCTGCCGCGCGGGGTCCACCCCGTCCTCGAAGGTGTAGTCCGGCAGGTCCCGGTCCCCGATCCGGCCCGCCGTGTACCGGGCCCGGCGGCTCGCCTCGGCGGGCGGGCCGGCCAGCCGGGTCGCCCGCAGCAGCTGCGCCTTGCGGTCGCGGAACTCCCGCTCGTCCAGCGACGACGGCGCGTCCATCGTGAGCACGGACAGCACCTGCAGCAGGTGGCTCTGGATCATGTCGACGAGGGCGCCGGCGTGGTCGTAGTACCGGGCCCGGCCCTCCAGCGCGAGGTCCTCGTCGTAGAACACGTCCACCCGTTCCACGTGCGCGGCGTTCCACGTCGGTTCGAAGAGCCGGTTGGCGAAGCGCACCCCCAGGGTTCCCAGCACCGTCGAGGTCCCCAGGAAGTGGTCGACGCGGTGCACGTGCTGCTCGGGCACGAGCCGGGCGACGACCTCGTTGAGGTGGTGCGCCGACGCCTCGTCGGAGCCGAAGGGCTTCTCCATCACCAGCCGGGTGCTCTCGGGCAGGTCCCGGCCCACCAGCCCCTCGCAGGCCTTCGCCGTGATCGCCGGGGGCAGCGCGAAGTAGGCCGCCACGGGCGCGGTGCACGAGTGCAGCAGGTCCAGCAGGGCGTCGGGGTCGGTCACGTCGACCTTCGCGTACCGGCTGCCGTCGCGCACCGCCCGCGCCGCGCCGTCGTCCTCGGCGGGGTCCGCGCCGTGGTCGGAGAACGCCTCGGTCACCACCTCGCGCCAGTGCGCGTCGTCCCAGTCCTCCGCCCCGGCCCCGACGAGCTGGAGGGAGGACCCGTGCCCGTGGGTCGCGTCCTCGCTGCGTCCTGAGACCAGCAACCGGGCCAGCCCGGGCAGCAGCAGGCGGGAGGCGAGGTCACCGCTCGCGCCGAGGACGAGCAGCGTCGCGACGGGGTCACCGCCGGAGTGCCCGTCCTGACTGGCCCCGGCGGCACCGTGGCCACCGGGCTGGGGGTGCTGGTCGGCGTCGCTCACGGGCCCCACCTTGCCGAGGCGCCGCCGTCCACGCACGGCGAGCCGACGCGCACGCCGTTGACGCGCTCCGACCGGCCGGTGTACCCAGGAGGACCCGGGTCGCCGGCCCGGGGACCGGTCCGCCGAGGGCGCGGAGCGGCGCACGACTCGCCGGAGCACCCGTGAGCACTCCCGTGACGTCCCCGCTCCGAGGGTCGCTGCCCTCGGTCGTCGAACCCGCCGCCGTGATCGCGGCGGCCCACCTGGTGCGCAGCCGGGCCCGCCGGGCGCGCGAACGGGCCCGGCAGGTCCGCGCGGAGGCGGACGGCGCGCGCACCACGGCCACGCTCCTGCGCACCCGCCCGGTGCCGGTAGGCGCACCCCCGCCCAACCGGGCGCTCGCCGTCCGCGGCACCCTGGGCGACCTGTGGGGAGCGGGCGACCCGCCGAGCCCCGACCCCTGGCTGACGCTCGTCGTCGACGCCCTGGCCCTGGACGACACGGCGGGCCGTGAGCACGGTCTCATCGTCCAGGGGGACGCGGTGGCGCGCGCCGAGGTGACCTCCGTGCTCGTCCTGGCCCTCGCCGCCCACCCGCTGCGGTCCGCGCTGCTCGACCGGCTGCCGGGCACCCTGCGGGCCGAGGTCCGGGCCCGCCTGGCGAGCGCCGAGGAGGTGTTCGGGGGCACCCCCACGGGTGCGGTGTGACCCGGGTCGAACACCGCGCCGTCGAACACCGCGCCTCGTCCCCGGAGACCCGGGCCGCTCGCGACGGGTGCTCCCGGCGACCGGTCGGCGGTCGCCGAGCGCCGCCTCGACTCCGCCCACGACGTCGTCCCCTCCAGCGGCGGCGCCGTCCTGGGGCTGCTGGGGTCCGGGGACGTCCTGCGGGTCGTGTGACCGGGCGCACGCGGTGTCCGCCGGTGATCGGGAGCAGAACGGCGTCGTCCGGTGTTGTGCAGGGGGCGAGACCCCCGGTGCAGGGCCAGGACCCTGCCGGCACCGCGCGCGGCGCTCGCCCCCCCGATGGTGACGACGACGGATGAGGCACGCATGACCCGTGATCTCCACGACCTGTGGACGATCGTCCGGACCCGACGCGACGACCCCCGCGCGGTGGACCCCCTGCCCGACCTGCACCGGCTCACGCCCGAGGACCTGCACGACGACGCCGTCCGCGCGGCGGTGGTCGTCGCGCTGCACGGTCTGGGCACCGACCGACTGACGGCCCTGCTCGACCTGCGCGACGACCTCGCGAGCGGGGTGGCGGACACCTGGGCCGACGCGTGGGCGCAGGAGGCCGTCTGACCCGCGGCGCTCACCCCCGCCGACCACGGCGGGGCGGGTGAGCGGGGCGGGTGAGCGGGGTGGGTGAGCGGGGTGGGTCCCCCCGCGGTGAGCACCACGACGCCCACCGCAGCACGACCGGCTGAGTACCACTCTTGACTCATTTGGGACAAAGGTGTGTCATCAGGGACATGGATGTCCCCTGCGTCGTCAAGCCCGGCGCAGACGACCTCTGACACCACCCGCACCACGCCTCGCACCACGTCCCGAGGAGTCCCCCCGTGCGCACCGTCTTCGAACGCCGCCCGGCCGACGCGTCGGCCGTCGCCCACTCCCTCGCCGGCACGCGGCAGGCCGTGTACTGGTGGGAGGACGTGCCCCGGACAACGTTCCCCCGCCTCGAGCACGTGCTGCACACCGACCTCGTCGTCGTCGGCGGCGGCTACACCGGGCTGTGGACCGCGGTCCGCGCCAAGGAGCGCGACCCCGGCACCCGGGTCGTCCTGCTCGAGGGCCAGCGGATCGGCTGGGCCGCGTCGGGTCGCAACGGGGGTTTCTGCGAGGCGAGCCTGACGCACGGCCACGGCAACGGCGCCGCCCGCTGGCCGCAGGACATGCCGACCCTCGACCGGCTCGGCGCGCAGAACCTCGACGACGTCGAACGCACCGTGCGGCGGTACGGGATGGACGTCGACCTCGAACGCACCGGACAGCTCAAGGTGGCGACCGAGGAGTACCAGCTCGAGGACCTGCTCACCGACGCCACCGGCGAGCAGCGGGTCGTCCTCGACGAGGCCGCGGTGCGCGCCGAGGTGAACTCCCCCACCTACCTCGGGGGTCTGTGGGAGAAGGACTCGACCCTGCTGGTCCACCCCGCCAAGCTCGCCGCCGAACTGGCCCGCGTGGCCGCCGGGCTCGGTGTCGAGATCTTCGAGGGCAGTCCCGTGACGGCCGTGCAGGAGGACGGTGGTGGCGTCGTGGTGCACACCGCGGCCGGCAGCGTGCACGCACGGCACGCCGTCCTGGGCACCAACGCCTTCCCCTCCCTGCTGCGCCGCAACACCTTGATGACCATCCCCGTGTACGACTACATCGTCGTCACCGAACCGCTGACCGACGCCCAGACGGCCACGATCGGGTGGGGTTCGCGGCAGGGGCTGAGCGACCTCGCGAACCAGTTCCACTACTACCGCCTCACCGCCGACAACCGGATCGTCTTCGGCGGGTACGACGCGATCTACCACTTCGGCCGCGGCATCGACGTCCGGCACGAGCGCCGGGACGAGACGTTCAGACGGCTGGCCGAGCACTTCTTCACGACGTTCCCGCAACTGGCCGGGGTCCGGTTCACGCACCGCTGGGCCGGGGTGATCGACACCAGCACCCGGTTCTGCGCGTTCTTCGGCACCGCCCACCACGGCCGCACCGCCTACGCGGCGGGGTTCACCGGCCTCGGGGTCGCCGCCACGCGGTTCGCGGGCGACACGATGCTCGACCTGCTGTCCGGGACCCGGACCGAGCGCACCGAACTGGCGATGGTGCGCCGGCGGCCGCTGCCCTTCCCGCCCGAACCCGTCGCGGCCGTCGGGGTGAACCTCACGCGGTGGTCCCTGCAGCGGGCCGACCACCGCACCGGGCAGCGCAACGTCCTGCTGCGCGCGCTGGACAAGGTCGGCCTGGGGTTCGCGTCGTGAACCCGGCGCGGGACTACTGAGCCGCCAGGTACGTCTCCTGCGGGACGGGTTCCAGCCACGTCACCGGGTTCGAACTACCCGCACCGTCGTCGGCCGACTCTTGGATCGCCAGGTGCGCCGCGAAGTGCTCGGCGGTGGCTCCGTGCCAGTGCTCCTCCCCCGGGGGGCACACGACGGTGTCCCCCGCGCGGGCCCGGACGACGGACCCGTCGCGGGTGCCCACCAGCGCGACCCCCTCGGTGACGTGCAGGACCTGGCCGAGCGGGTGGACGTGCCAGTACGTGCGGGCGCCCGGGGTGAAGCGGACGTGCGCGACGCCGAGCCGCGAGGGTTCGACGCCGGTGGCCAGCGGGGTCATGAGGACGGTGCCGGTGAAGGTGGCCGTCGGCGACTGCGTGGGGGCGGGGGTGTTGAGCTGCACGGGGTCTCCTCCGTCGGTCCGGGTGCGGGTCGTCGTCGTGGTCAGGGGCGGAGCAGGACCTTGGTGGCGCGACGCTCGTCCATGGCCCGGTAGCCTTCGGCGGCCTCCTCGAGCGGGAGTTCGAGGTCGAAGACCCTGCCCGGGTCGATCTCCCGCTTCCAGATGCGGTCGATGAGGTCGGGCAGGAAGCGCCGCACGGGGGCCGGGCCGCCGTGCAGGTGGACGTGCGTCATGAAGATGTCGTCACCGGTGATCGTCACGTCGTGCAGCACCCCGACGAACCCCACGTGACCGCCCGCGCGGGTGGACCCGATCGCCTGGTGCATCGACTCGTGGGTCCCCACGGCCTCCACGACGGAGTGCGCGCCGAGCCCGCCGGTGAGTTCCCTGACCCGCGCGATCCCCTCCTCGCCCCGTTCTTCGACGACGTCGGTCGCGCCGAACTCGCGCGCCAGGGCCTGCCGGTCGGCGTGCCTGCTGAACGCGATGATCCGTTCGGCACCGAGCTGCTTGGCCGCGAGCACCGCGCACAGCCCCACGGCGCCGTCACCGACCACGGCGACCGTCTTGCCCGGACCGGCCTCGGCCGCGACGGCCCCGAACCAGCCCGTGCCCAGGACGTCGGAGGCCGCGAGCAGGCTGGGCACGAGATCGGCGTCGGGCATCCCCGGCGTGGCGACGAGGGTCCCGTCGGCCAGCGGGATCCGCGCGTACTCCGCCTGGGCCCCCTCGGGGGCGCCGGGCTGCCGGTGGACGCACCCGGTCTGGTAGCCCGACCGGCAGATCTCGCACGTGCCGTCGGAGGCGAAGAACGACCCGACGACGAACTGGCCGACCTCGACGTCGCGGACGGCGGACCCGACCTCCTCGACGACGCCGCAGTACTCGTGGCCCATCGGCTGCGGCCGGATGATCTCGTCGGCGCCGCGGTAGGGCCACAGATCGGACCCGCAGATGCAGGTGGCGGCCAGCCGGACGATCGCGTCGGTGGGTTCGACGATCCGGGGGCGTTCGACGTCCTCGACCCGGACGTCGCGGGGGGCGTGCATGACGACCTTGCGCACAGGAGCTCCTTCGACGTGGTTGTCCACCGATCAAAACCCACGGGGGCGGCCGCCGCGAGCCACCAGCGGTGCCCTGTCGAGGGGTGCACTGCCGGTACACCCATCAGCCGGAACTCCCTCGACCTCCGGCGAGCGCCTACCGTCGGGGGCATGGACAACCGCGCCGAGGTCAGGGACTTCCTCACCACCCGCCGGGCCAAGGTGACCCCCGCCGCCGCGGGGCTGCCCGACGTCGGCCGCCGGCGCGTCCCCGGGCTGCGCCGGGCGGAGGCCGCGGCGCTGGCCGGCATCAGCGTCGAGTACTACGCGAAGCTGGAACGCGGCGCGCTGGCCGGGGTCTCGGCCTCGGTGCTGGAGTCCCTCGCCCGCGCCCTGCGCCTGGACGACGCCGAACGCACCCACCTGTTCGACCTGGCCAGCACCGCCGACGGCACGAGCGCGCTGGCCCGCCCGCGGCGGCGCTCGACGACGAAGTGGGTCCCCCGCCCGGCCCTGCAGTGGCTGCTGGACGCGTACACCTCCCCGGCGATCGTTCGCAACGGGCGCATGGACCTGCTGGCCGTCAACGCGCTGGGCGCGGCGATGCACTCGGCCCTGTACGCCTCCCTCGACGCCGCCGGGGGCGGGAGGTGGCCGAACTTCGCCCGGTTCACGTTCCTCGACGACGACGCCCACCGGTTCTACCCGGACTGGGAGACGGCGGCCGCGACGTGCGTCTCGATCCTGCGCACCGAAGCCGGCCGCGACCCCCACGACAAGGGGATGCACGACCTCGTCGGCGAACTGTCCACGCGCAGCCCGCAGTTCCGCGGCCTGTGGAACTCCCACGACGTCCGGCTGCACGGCGCCGGGACGAAGCAGTTCCACCACACGCAGGTCGGGAACCTCGACCTGGCCTACGAGTCGCTGGAGGTGGTCGCCGAACCCGGTCTGACCCTCACCCTGTACTCGGCCGAACCGGCCAGCCCCACCGCCCAGGCGTTGACGCTCCTCGCCTCCTGGGCGACCACCCCCGTCTCCTGAACGGAGTTCCCCGTGACCACCGCGCCCGCCGACGCTCCGGAGCCGGTTCCCGCCGCCCTCATCGGCACCGTCGTGCTCCTGACCGGCATCGCCCCGCTGGCCACCGACATGTACGTCCCCGCGTTCCCGGACGTCGCCCGCGACCTCGGCACGTCGGCCACCGCCGTGCAGCTGACGTTGACCACGTTCTTCGTCGGCATGGCCCTGGGGCAGTTGGTGGGCGGCCCGTCCTCCGACCAGCGGGGCCGGCGCAGGCCGCTGCTCGGGGCCGTCGCCGTGGTCCTGCTCGCCTCGGTGGCGTGCGCGCTCGCACCGACCATCGCGACCATGGCGGTGGCCCGCTGCGTGCAGGGTTTCGCCGGCGGGTGGGCCATGGTCATCGGCCGCGCCGTCGTCGTCGACCTCGCGCGCGGCCCGCAGCTGGTGCGTTCCCTCAACCTCGTCCAGGGGGTCGGCGGGATCGCGCCGGTCGTGGCGCCCCTGCTCGGTGGCGCGATCCTGCAGTTCTCCACTTGGCGCGCGCCGTTCTGGGCCCTCGCGGTCATCACCGTCGTCACGGGCGTCGCCGTCTGGGCGATCGTCCCCGAGACCCTGCCGGTCCCCGAGCGTCACGCGGGCGGGTTGCGGACCTTCACCGCCGCGGCCCGCGAGATCCTGGGCAACCGGGACTACGTCGGTCACGTGCTGGTGTGCGCGGGGGTGGTGGTCGCGCTGTTCGCCTACGTCGCGACGTCGGCGTTCGTCCTGCGCTCCATGAACGGGTTGTCCCCGATCGCCTACTCGGCCTCCTTCGCCGCCAACGCAGGCGGCATGACCGTCGCGGCCCTCCTCGCGGCGCGGCTCGCCGGGCGTGTCCGGACCCGCACGGTCGTCCTGGCCGGGCAGCTGCTGGCGCTGGTCGCCGGGCTGACCATGCTCGCCGGGGCGCTCTGGCTGGGAACACCGCTGGTCCTGGCCCTCGGCTGCTTCTTCGCACTCATGGTGGCGGTCGGGCTGGTGCTGGGCAACGCCGGGGCTCTGGCGAACGACGCGGTCCCCCACCACCCGGGGACCGGTTCGGCGGTGCTCGGGCTGGTGCAGTGGGGAACCGCCGGGCTGGCCGCGCCCGTGGCCGGCCTGGGCGGGGAGCACTCGGCCGTTCCGGTGGCGCTGCTCATGACGCTCGGAGCCGCCGCCTCCCTCACCGCCCTCCTGGCCGTGGCCCGTCCGGCGGCGCTCACCACCGGAGCCGGGTTCAGAGGTCGAGCGCGGACGGCTCGCCGGGTCGCCGGTACTTGCTCGTGACGAACGCCCGCTGACGACGCAGGCGCGCCGCCAGCCCGGCCTGCACCTCGCGCCGCAGCGCGAGCACCTCCTGCTCCAGCAGCGCGGCCGTGGCGCGGGCGTCGTCCAGCACCGGACCCTCGACGTCCGAGACCTGCCCGAGGGTGTCGGCCAGGTCGACGAGTTCGGAGCGGACCGCCTCGAGCCGGTGCTCGGCCAGCGCCCGCTCGGGCCACGTCACCTCGGCCGGCGGGAGGTGGGTGGACGCCGCCAGGTCGTCGACCCGGGCGAGCTGACGGCGCAGGTCGTCGGGGGCGTGGGCGACGAGGCCCAGGTCGGGACGTGCGGGCTGCGCCCCCGCAGCCGCGGCGACGGCGGCCGCCGGGGCCTGGGCGGAACGCCCCCGGCCCGCCCGTCGCAACGCGGCGTCCACCACGGGCAGGTGCCGCACCGCCACCAGCCGGGACCGGACCGCGTCGTGGCGCGCCAGCACGACGGCGAGCAGCGCCAGGAGCACCACCAGGAGCACCACCAAGGGCAGTGGCCCCAGGGCGGGGAACCCGTGCTCGTGCCGGTCCGCGAACCGACCGGCGAACGCCCCGTGATCGTGGCCCACGGCCCTCATCTCCTCTGCTCCCCGAACGGTGGGGACTGCTCTACCGCCCCCGGCTGAGGACCGGCTGTGGATCGGCGGTCCCGACGGGAACGTGCTTCCACAGGAGGTGCTCAGCCCCTCTCAGGTCACCTTCAACGGTTCTCGCCGATGGTTGTCGGCAGGCCCGTGCGACGGGCCGCGAGAACCCCTGAGGTGATGACGTGAGCGTGGTGCTCCCTCCTTCCGCCCGACCCGGACCGGCCGCCCCGGCCCCGGCCCCGGCCCGCGGTCCCCGGTGGCCTTCCCGGGCCCGCCGCGACGCGACCGTCCGCGCGCTGGCCGGTGCTGCGCTGTGGGGTTCCCTGCTGCTGGTGACCTGCTGGTGGACCACGGACCGAGGCGTCCAGGACCTGGGGACGTGGAGCTCGGCGCTGACGTCGCTGGGCCGGCTCTCCGGGCTGGTCGCCTCGGTGCTGCTGCTCGCGCAGGTGGTCCTCATGGCCCGGGTGCCGGTGCTGGAGGCCGCCTTCGGCCAGGACCGGCTCGCCCGGGTCCACCGCTGGGTCGGGTTCTGCTCCTTCGACCTGGTGCTCGCCCACGTCGTGACCATCACGTGGGGCTACGCCGCCGGGGAACTCACGCAGGTCCCGGCCACCGCGTGGGACCTCGTCGTGGACTACCCCGGCGTGCTCCTGGCCGCGGCCGGCACCGCGGCCCTGGTCGCCGTCGTCGTCACGAGCGTCAAGGCCGCCCGCCGCAGGATCCGGTACGAGTCGTGGCACCTGATCCACCTGTACGCCTACCTCGGGGTGGGACTCGCGCTGCCGCACCAGTTGTGGACGGGTACCGAGTTCACGGCCTCCCCCACCCGCACGGTCTTCTGGTGGACCCTGTGGGGCGCCGCCGCCGGTGCCGTCCTCGTCTGGCGGATCGGCCTGCCCGTCGTCCGGAACGCCCGGCACCGGCTGCGGGTGGCGGGGGTCGTCACCGAGGCGCCGGGCGTCGTCTCCGTCCACCTCACGGGTCGCGACCTGGACCGGATGCCGGTGCAGGCCGGGCAGTTCCTGGGGTTCCGGTTCCTCGACGGACCGGGGTGGACCCGGAACCACCCCTACTCCCTGTCGGCCGCGCCGACCCGTCACGGGTTGCGGATCACCGTCCGCACCGACGGCGACGGCGGCCGTCGCCTGGCCACCGTCCGCCCCGGGACCCGCGTGCTCGTCGAAGGGCCGTACGGACGCCTGTCGGCCCGCGCCCGCACGAGCCCGAAGGTCACCCTCATCGGCGCCGGGGTCGGGATCACCCCGCTGCGGGCCCTGGCC contains the following coding sequences:
- a CDS encoding multidrug effflux MFS transporter — translated: MTTAPADAPEPVPAALIGTVVLLTGIAPLATDMYVPAFPDVARDLGTSATAVQLTLTTFFVGMALGQLVGGPSSDQRGRRRPLLGAVAVVLLASVACALAPTIATMAVARCVQGFAGGWAMVIGRAVVVDLARGPQLVRSLNLVQGVGGIAPVVAPLLGGAILQFSTWRAPFWALAVITVVTGVAVWAIVPETLPVPERHAGGLRTFTAAAREILGNRDYVGHVLVCAGVVVALFAYVATSAFVLRSMNGLSPIAYSASFAANAGGMTVAALLAARLAGRVRTRTVVLAGQLLALVAGLTMLAGALWLGTPLVLALGCFFALMVAVGLVLGNAGALANDAVPHHPGTGSAVLGLVQWGTAGLAAPVAGLGGEHSAVPVALLMTLGAAASLTALLAVARPAALTTGAGFRGRARTARRVAGTCS
- a CDS encoding ferredoxin reductase family protein, yielding MSVVLPPSARPGPAAPAPAPARGPRWPSRARRDATVRALAGAALWGSLLLVTCWWTTDRGVQDLGTWSSALTSLGRLSGLVASVLLLAQVVLMARVPVLEAAFGQDRLARVHRWVGFCSFDLVLAHVVTITWGYAAGELTQVPATAWDLVVDYPGVLLAAAGTAALVAVVVTSVKAARRRIRYESWHLIHLYAYLGVGLALPHQLWTGTEFTASPTRTVFWWTLWGAAAGAVLVWRIGLPVVRNARHRLRVAGVVTEAPGVVSVHLTGRDLDRMPVQAGQFLGFRFLDGPGWTRNHPYSLSAAPTRHGLRITVRTDGDGGRRLATVRPGTRVLVEGPYGRLSARARTSPKVTLIGAGVGITPLRALAEQLTYVPGQAVVLHRHRDRPLFAAEFDALAATRGLRVVNLPGQRRGEGSWLGSGTPPVDDVTALRWLVPDVAEHDVYVCGPAGWAQDVRAAVLGAGVPAERLHVEEFGW